In Serinus canaria isolate serCan28SL12 chromosome 4, serCan2020, whole genome shotgun sequence, the sequence TCTCTGAGacataaaatacatttcctcATATTCAGGGACATAAATTTATTATTGTCATTTCAGAGCAAGGTAGTTTGGCTAATCCCATTGTGGTCATATCTGGCTTGTTTAAGAAGCTGAACTGACTTGTAATTAAGTTAAGGCAGTTGACTTGCTCACAAAGGCAAGAGCAGACAAGCATTCTGATGCTCTGAAATGaagctttttattccttttatatTAACTTGAGCTGTGTGCAACCAAAGCACTAGGATAAAGTGCTAAAAAGACATGGGTTGCCCCATttattggaaattattttaatggctGCATTCACTCAAATGCTATAGTAATACAGGAAAGGCTGAGATGTAAAGAGtgctgacatttctttttccttcatgtctGATCCCTCTGGTGATTTCTTTTATAATGGTGCCATATATAGAGTCCCTTAAACACATTTGCTTTATTAACACAAGTATCAGCTAGTTTGTGTTCACAGACTTTACTGTGTTCACAGTAAACACAGAGTACCCACAAAAATTGCACAAAAATTTGCAAACTCTTAAATGCAAATATCAGGCAAAACAGTATCAATTATATCTACCAAGCATGAAtaattttctgcatgaaaaattgGGGAGGGGCAAGAGTGATGatttgaaacatatttttactatttacttgtagaaaatatttctattgtGTTCTGCATATCAAGTAAGTTTAAAAGCCTGGGAAATCtgtattcaaaataattttttaaaataaaattttaaccTGTTTTAATAACAAGCAAAAAGAAGATTAGCAACAGAACATCAAATGGAAAGGGATCTGtttgagaaaacagaaggagaaTATTTGGGCAAGGTCTGTTCTGTCAGCTGAAAGCTTGACTCAGCTGAGGCAGGGCtgcacattttttctgttttgctgtttttcagagcaaaataaattgaaaatccACATGTGtcattttactgtattttaaataccaGACCCAGATTTTAACCTCTAAACAGTACCCAGGGAGCCGTTACCCAAGTAAACACAAGCAAAACCACCCTGGAAGGGTTTCACAGCAGACCTCAGCAGTCCCTTGGTGTTCCCACCACAGAGAACAGGGCTGCAGTTGTGCAAGCAGCAAACCCCACTATACCACTCAGCCAAATCTTCAGCTGAGTTCTGCTGTGTCTAGATTTCAACCTCTTTTTGGGGCTGCCACACTCTTTGAGCAGGTCGGTTCTATGGATCAGGGAAAGCCGCATAATTACAGGCACTAAAATATATGTGCTTCACAGCTTGTTCCCGATGAAAAGTGCCTTTTAGCTTTGAGAGTCTAAAAACCACCAGACTGTGAAAATTTGAACTGTTTTTTCCACAGAGCAGGAAATCAAAATCCCCATTACTTTATATTCTTTccaaattgattttaaaaatcagctggCTTCCAGTGGCCTCACACTTTGCACTAGCTTTAGAATGCACAATCAAGAGTATATCAAGCCATCCCTACATTTTCTGTGTACCCTGTATTGTCAGTTCAGACATCTCAGAGAAGCCTATCCACCTGGCTTCACTGAATTGCAACAGACATCAATTTCTTATGGTGTGTTTTGCAACACACCATAACAAGTTTTGTGAAGCTAATacagatgagatgagatgagatttTCGGTTACATTTTGTCTGGGTTCATCTGTGATAACAATTCTGTGGAGCCTTCTGGTGCCCGAATGTGGCACTTTGCGGTAGATACCACAACACAGCATTGTCACCTGGTGATTACTGCTCTTCAGCACATAAAAACTGCATGAACTGTTGTAAACAGACTTTAACccactgaggaaagaaaaagacagcatTTTTCATGCAATCTTTAATGTTCAAACTGTAACAATGGCTACTTTTAATTAGAGTTACAAAACTTAGACTTCCAGTGGAGAGGTGTTGCAAGAGTTGACATGTAGAATATTTCTCCCAAAAGCCAAAAGATTTTTAACCGAGGACCACAAACACTTGGCCACTTGCATAACTCTACACAAGTACAATGCCATTCAGATTCTTTTACCAATATGTCAGTTTTAGTGTTTCAGTAACGAATTAACACttgagaagaaagagaagtagGAAAGAGAAGAATTCAGGGAAGATGGCTGGTGACAGAAGTCCGTGTCTTGTGTGCTCAGGTGCAGAAGTTTGTAAAGATTTAAAGATTATATAAAAACCTCAGATGAGACCGGGATGTTTTTATGATCAGAAGTTTCCCTTACAATCAGGTTGATGAGAGGTAAATATTCAACAGTCTAGAAGCTGGTGGGACAATCATAACACTGGGTGTTCTGTGTCCCACTGGTAATCAAGGTGCCTACAGTGTAAATACTTGTTTACCTACATCACAGGTGAGATAATCCTACCTTTTATGGCACCATGCTAAAAGTCCCTCAAAGGTTAGTTCCTAGCTAGATgaaggacaggaaaagagacaaagaaaatcTTGCTGCAGTAATAAGAAATTCTCTTGGGATGAGACAGATCTGCAAAACCTGAGAGGGGGTGCAGCACAGAGGAGACAGATATGAGGAGGAGGGGACCACCACAATTCACAAGGAATGCACAGCATTGTGGATTGAGCCCACTTCATCTTCTAGCAGAGTTCTCTTACACACCTGAAGTTTCCATTTCCTTAGCCTGCCTTTCTGTGTAGGAGGGTAACTTGGCCCCAGTACATCCATAAGGATTTGGCTCCTGGACTTGACAGGCTCCCCAGGATGTAAAGCCTGTTTCAGTCTTAATTGAATACAACTTAGACAATTATACTTAGCATGCAAACTCAAAAAAATGTCCTTTAGTCATTCTAAAGTCAACCTTGCTTTGTACTCAATCTTTTACTAATGTTGGTGACTGGTTCCACTAAAACCACTGCTTTGAAACAGAGTGTACTAAAAATATATGAGAATATTAGTGCTCctgaaaaaatatcttccatCTCTGGAGACTGAAATCTTTTGCCTCCAGAATTACAGCAGGGACAACAGAGCTGATGGTAACACAGATTCATCCCTACCAGACCAACCATATGTCTAAACCAACCCTGTCTACAAGCCCTGAGGTTGTAAGCCAGTGAAGTCTAGGAAGAATCAGATTAGTTGCCCACCTTTGACCACATTGTTGAGAAACAATATTAAGGTAACAAATCTCACATAACTGCAGGAGACAGCTGTCAAATGTCACTAAGTTTTGATTACTCCTATGCTGGACATACTGATGACCATTATGCAATGACTCAGGCAAGTCCAAGGCCTGCCTGCAAGGCATTTATTACATGGATAGGACAGTTCATTTCTGTAGTTAGCTAAAGGGAGAACCATCAAAATGTTAAAACTAACTTTTGTGATTTTCAACAACATATCCAAGAGTCCtctaaataaaatacacattgcTCATGTTTTATATACTACATtcttaagtaaaataaaaaaatatccacGAGGACAGAGGTGGGGGCTGTTCCAGGCAGAATTTTGTcattaaataaatgcagatgCAGAtgcagacaaacaaaaaactgagGAACAttgacagaaataaaaccaaaatcagTACTGCTCTTATCTGCAGATCTGCAGGCTAGACCTGCTGCAGTTCAGGCTTGCAAAGTCCAAACACAGGCTTGTGAATAAGGGTATGCACCTTTCATTTTTCAAGACAGCACAGATGTGTTTTGGAGGGAAGAGGCTCAGATAAAGAGCACACCTGTCTCATAAGAGGCACCTGCACTGtggtcctgccaggagcccttCTTTGATTCACCTCCcattctctctgctgcagcatctttgtgagaaaacagaaagaacaaacatGAGCAAAACCACTGCTGACAGTCCTCAAAAGATCTTGCACTCATTAATGGAGAAGAGCTTCCGCCTGTTCTGCCTTTTGGCTTGATTGACTGCAGTCCTCACAGCATACTCAAACACCTGCTGCACTCCCCTGTTGCTGAGGGCAGAGCACTCCAAATAGCCTTTGGCTCGCACATCCTGGGCGAGCCGCTTTCCATCTATAGGGCTGATGCAGGAGGAACTGTAGGGACCCATGTCTCGCTGGTCAGTCTGAGTGGCCACCACCAAAACGGGGATGCGGGGCAAATGGCTGCGGATCTCGCTGATCCATTTGTTCCTGAGGTTCAGAAAGGAATTATGGTTTGCCACCGAGTAGCACATTAATACCACATCTGCCTGTTGGTAGGAGAGGGGGCGAATGCCTTTAAAGGCATCGCTGCCAGATGTGTCCCAAAGACCTAAGCTGATCTGTACGCCATCCATGAAGACATCCACTCCAGTATTTTCATATACAGTGGGTCTGTAGTCATCTGGAAAAGTCTCAGAGGTGAAACGTACCAGGAGAGATGTTTTCCCAACGGCAGAGTCTCCCACCAGAACACACTTGACTGAATCCAGCATTTTATTAACATCCAAGGCCAAGAGTGCGGtctctgtgcagcaggagctggacgGAGAGATGCAGTGGTCTTAGAAGCCTTCTATATAATTTCCATTTAGTGAGAAACCATCCAAATCTCTTTACTTCTTATGACTCGATTCCACCACTTGAGACTAAAATTTCGTTTTCTCCCACATGACTCTGTCGGTTTTAAATCTTCAATCAGTCAAATGACGTTTctggaaagtaaaaataaaatgtaacatTTATAACTCACAGAGAACAAACCATTCCTCATCAAGATGAAGATGCCTGGACACATCTTTGGACAGGCACGGCAAGTATCCCTCACTGAGGATGATGaacttttccatttcctcccagccagctgtgtgtgcaaCAGCCATTCGCATAAATAACCTTCTTACTGCTCCACAGGGGCTAACAGTCTTAGCACTATTACCATTTTCCACTGACACAagctattttttccttccaattgTCTAGAGactaataaaattaatttaactttGATATAACTGCTACTAATATGCTGTGAGACATTCCCTGCCTCTGACTTTCACCAAGACTGACAGAATCCTGAATCCCTAAATGATCAGTTCAGATTCCCTTAAAAATGTAGCCACGCTCTCTAGAGGTagtcaggagaaaaaaaagctctttgctAACCAATTTGACTATTTAAACAATCCCATATGAGACAGTAACACAGTACCAAAAgaggttaatttttttcttacaaattgCTTTCAACAATCAAGAAGAACAAGCCAAAGAAAACTCTACTACCAATGCTTGCCCCAgtaaaaatttcatttgaagGGATTTTAACTGTCCTGGCATTTACTCTCTTGTAAAACTGCACTAAGAGTACTCTTCAGAGTATGTAATTGCTTTTGAGCTCCTGCCAGCATTCAGTCAAATTTTCctattttgaaagcatttgttTCTTCCCCACTAACTGTGTGCAAGATTCACTGCTCACACAGGGTGACACACAAGATGATCCGAAAATCACtaacagcaaaactgaaaacaaattagTTCTGATGAACAAgagtaattaaaaagaaagtatcactgcataatttcaaaatgtcatATGTTTGTtacataaataatatatttctgtttccttcatATATGCGGAGAGACATCACAGCTGAAGGCTATTTGCACACATATAAATAATGGCCACAAAGGGCATATACTATATTTTACTGTAATGCTCTCCACTTTCAGTACCCTAACCACCCCCTCTCCCTTTATTTCTAGAACACTCCAAGCTTTGGCTTACTCCACAAACGGGGGAACACAAAGGGAAAGTGCTAGATGAACTTAGAGAGAACATTTTACAGGTACCGACAACTGCTATCGCCCTGCTTTCATTCTGTGCGGAGGCCATGCCCTACCtcctctggtgctgctggcacacctGCATCTCTCCCACCAGATGACCCGGCTGCAGGAAGACTGGAGCACGCTGCTTTATAGAGGTGGCACCAGGTCTGCGGGCTGTCCCTGTGCGTGCTCGAGTTACAGTATCTGCAGGAGTCATTGCAACAGACGGTGCTTCCTGGCCTGCCAGCGACACCGTGCTCTCAGCACTGCCGCTCGCTTCCAGGAAGTGGGATGGAGGCTGAGGCTGCTTCACGACATTCCTGGCTGCCGGGAAACAGGCTGCACTGTGAATTTAAGTTTTAGTGGCAGCAGAcgaaaatttgcttttaaagattCATTAGATCTAACTCCACTCTTTTGccttctctcttctccaaaCAAGCTCTCAAGGGAACTAAACCAGACCTTTACAAAACACATctataaaaaattcaaaaagcGTATGTAGGATAAACATTCAAATTGCTCATATGAATCAGAATCTCTCAGAGTATTCTATTTCAAAATTGGGTCAGCAATTTTATAGTTTGAAAACACCTCAATTTCACCACAAGAAATTTCACCAAAGCTGCATATTCTCAGGAGAAAGTTTCCATGTACCAAGTAACCTTTTCGGAGCAAACATTTCTTTGGTGCGAGTAGTCCTCAGTACCTTCAGGTTCATTATTTTGCACACATTGGAATGTGGGGGAAAATAAGGATGTCCAAAGCATGACTTTTGCAATTTCATAAATGccaaaacagagaaagacaGATAAAAGGATTGTTCTGGCACTCAACTTGTTGATTACCAGGTCAAATTACGCTGGTTATTTTGAAAGTATAAAAATTACTAAAGATTGAAAGACATATTAAGGACTAGTGAATATGGCTAGTTAACAGACAATACAAGATACTAAAATATTCCACTGTGACAGTGCAGAATTGTTTTCAAATCAAATGATATTGTTCTACATTCCATCagtgaataataaaaaaccctgGTATATAACAAGGTCCATATTGTGATCCTGTGGACAAATTGCCTTCAATGGCCCTGATCTTGCATTTGGTAACAACAACTCATCTGCCTCCATATACAATCAGGACTACATATGTGCATATTGAAGCATTATCTGTAATTAGGCACATAGCTGGTCCTTGTCGCAGCCTCAGGATAAGAGCATCAGTAgtgtattaaaataattacacaaGTTCACCTCACTGGATGGAAAATGCTTGATTAAGCATCAATAAAAAGCAGTGTCCTTTAAAGAGCAGTTCTTCAAAGTGTCCTTTAAAGACAGTACTGGCCACTTCTGTGCCTCAGTATACAACCAGTCttataaatatttgcaaaacttTTTGTCCCCTTCTCTCATATTCTGTCTTGGTCCGACAGCACAGTGTGCTACAACCATTACAAGATTGCAGAAAACCTTCTGATCACAAATCAGAGATGGAGTCTAAGCtgtggaggctttttttttcctccaacaaattgattttcaaaaatttaCCAACTTTATTAAGATCATTTTGAGTATGGAATTCAATATATAACCATGAAATTCAATATATAAACCTATAAATCttatttcatgctttttttggtttatgCTATCATCACTCATAACAATAGAAGATATTATTTGAATAATGAGGGAAGAACTTTTATGAAATCACTAGGTATAAGAATGCATGTCTTATTCTTGTGTGGTCATGCTGAGTAGTGATCTTTAGTAAACTTCAGGTTTTGTTCCCTCTGTCTTTGGAATACAGACACTATTGTGTGGTTACAGAGATCTCAGACTTCACTGGAGATGTGAGCACAAGGAGCCCTACAGCAACTGCTCTTTGGCAGTGTCTGAGCTGCACCTCAGCAATCTCATGCAGGTAAAATGCCTCACACTTGCTCAGGGCAGAATACGATACGGAGAAGGTGAATGTGGTCACCAGCCTgcaatgggatgggatgaaaagcagagcacaaCAGCACCGAGCTCTTTGCAGGTATTCAAGTGAATATACATCCCATGAAAAACTTATCTGAGAAAGAGCTTGAAAGAGCTCTACCAACAAAGGAAAGCGGGACTACTGTATCAAAAGGGGTAAGTTTATCAGcggaaaaaatgggattttcatTTATGCCAAGAATATCTCTGGCATCTACTATAAGATCATTGTGAGCATGACTCGCTAGGGctaaacatctccagggatggacagCATCTTATgataggagaaaataaaaacagttagAAACTCCAATTTCAAAACCTCTCTTAAATCCTGATAGTGCACACTCAGGTAGGCTGGAATTTCAATGGAATTAGCTCATACTTAAACAAACCACGCAAGCAAACATCCAGCTTTTTGGATCAATCACAAAATGCTTCAGAGAGTTAAAGCAGTTAACATGCTAACTATTATTGCCATTACCCACTCCCTACCTCAATTACATCTCAGCAGAGTTCCTGTTTATGTCAGGATAACAGcagattaatttttcagtttgaacACTGTGTATGCTAGTTCTTGAAGAGAGTTGACATggcaaggaaattaaaatatttagactAATAGAAGAGGTGGAAACCACAGGAGATACTTCGACTAGCTGTGCAATACTTGAATGTACATTCTGTCTGTGCCTACCTACTCTACTCTCGTAAGTCCCACCTCACACAGAAGTGTTGTCTGCAAACAGTGCCTACAGTTCTCCAATGTGCTGACTGTAACCATAGCCCCTTGCAATTGCACCACAGATTTGTAAGAACTCTCCTCACATCCTTTAGCTGAACCgtcaaggaaaggaaggaggcaAAAAGACTACCCTCACTGACCAGAAGAGTGTGCAGCTTTACACCTTCACCTCCATGGGCACAGTGGTCACTGCAGGGCGTGGACAGGGCCTGAGAAAACTCCTGcaagcagaaggagaaggaggaggaggaaagctggCAGGAATCAACACACGGCAGGAACACTGCTGCCTGGTTAGTGACAGCACCCAGAAGATGCAGCCCCTTGTGACACAGAAACTGTGGCTGTTGTGACTCCAGTTTGGACACTCTGCTAGATCACCAGGTTGTCAAGGTCACACTACCTGGTTTTCAGCTCTGTGGATGAGGTATGCTTGCTCCATTCAGAT encodes:
- the RHOH gene encoding rho-related GTP-binding protein RhoH yields the protein MLDSVKCVLVGDSAVGKTSLLVRFTSETFPDDYRPTVYENTGVDVFMDGVQISLGLWDTSGSDAFKGIRPLSYQQADVVLMCYSVANHNSFLNLRNKWISEIRSHLPRIPVLVVATQTDQRDMGPYSSSCISPIDGKRLAQDVRAKGYLECSALSNRGVQQVFEYAVRTAVNQAKRQNRRKLFSINECKIF